In Fusarium oxysporum f. sp. lycopersici 4287 chromosome 6, whole genome shotgun sequence, a single window of DNA contains:
- a CDS encoding hypothetical protein (At least one base has a quality score < 10), whose protein sequence is MSKRISNNTIPKFNAHVISMNDLHHSRFIEDWFDGIIPNPELTKPNNRLPQPRAVVTKRRHSMTTPPPSNSGSHNQRASSPTKRQRLDYTNGYGSDTGDVPEGARVEEMEMGEETPRSNINQARPHLPPIPFRGFDVPGITPSRSNSMASGSSCQSPSVAGSEKSSARASQQSATEDETSFPRSRKPKSALEVALHELDFLRDIVNTAQDCKDYTRAEVSWNIQVHQPLLQHSLAGHATVQVEPSLTARILSPFSAATSGRGGGNVIENKMIDFCLTLWLNDGKPHRLLDERNAKAVAADLKLISAIADKVWSQPPDAQSVNQTGYPPLQFAPIACNIETKTSSVQQDGELQLSVWTAAWYQRMNMNYTGRAERSIRLPQLR, encoded by the exons ATGTCCAAAAGG atctccaacaacaccatACCCAAGTTCAATGCACATGTTATTTCCATGAACGACTTGCATCACTCCCGCTTCATTGAAGATTGGTTCGATGGCATCATTCCCAACCCCGAGCTCACCAAGCCAAACAATCGACTACCCCAACCTCGTGCTGTCGTGACCAAGAGAAGGCATTCGATGACGACACCTCCACCATCGAATTCCGGCAGCCACAACCAACGCGCAAGCTCCCCGACCAAACGACAACGACTCGATTATACAAATGGATATGGTAGTGATACTGGCGATGTCCCCGAAGGCGCTAGGgtagaagagatggaaatgGGCGAGGAAACACCTCGGTCAAACATCAATCAAGCGCGACCGCATCTACCACCTATTCCGTTCCGAGGCTTCGACGTACCCGGCATTACACCATCACGATCCAATTCGATGGCCTCGGGAAGCTCATGCCAGTCACCATCTGTTGCGGGCTCGGAAAAGTCGAGCGCCAGAG CTTCCCAGCAGTCGGCAACTGAAGATGAGACGTCCTTTCCCAGGTCTCGCAAACCCAAATCAGCTCTCGAGGTCGCATTGCATGAGCTGGACTTCTTGCGCGATATTGTCAACACTGCACAAGACTGCAAGGACTATACCCGAGCTGAGGTTTCATGGAATATCCAGGTCCATCAGCCACTACTGCAACATTCGCTTGCTGGACATGCTACAGTACAAGTTGAGCCGTCCCTTACAGCAAGAATCCTGTCTCCCTTCTCCGCTGCAACGAGTGGACGCGGCGGTGGGAACGTTATTGAGAATAAGATGATAGATTTCTGCCTCACCCTGTGGCTCAACGATGGGAAGCCCCATCGACTGCTTGACGAGAGGAATGCAAAGGCTGTTGCAGCTGATTTAAAACTCATATCGGCTATTGCGGATAAAGTATGGTCCCAGCCTCCCGACGCCCAGTCTGTCAACCAAACCGGCTATCCTCCATTGCAGTTCGCGCCCATCGCTTGCAACATCGAAACCAAAACATCGAGTGTCCAGCAAGACGGCGAACTGCAGCTCTCTGTCTGGACGGCGGCTTGGTATCAACGCATGAATAT GAATTATACAGGGAGAGCCGAAAGGAGTATCCGCCTTCCTCAGCTTCGATAG